ATGACACGATGGCTTGAACAGCCTTGGAGATGAGGAGAGGTAGGTCACTTCTGCAATTACTCAGGAGGGGGATTTGGAAGGGCTGGTTACTTGCTAGAAATTGGGGCTGAAAGAGCAGCAAGAGTCGCACCTAACGTCTCAGGTTTTGGTTTTGGTAACGGGGCAAACGGTGGAAGTTATTTTCTGAGCCAGAGAACTTTGAAAAAGGAACAGATTTAGGGGATGAAAGTAGTTTGGGGtttgaggagaaagggaaggatgcAAGATATTTGAGAACATGATGGTGCAGTTGTGGTTTCAGGGAAATAGCACTTGAGAGCTTGTTTGGAGGCTTCAGCTGGGGCATGACGACTCACAGCCCTGTCCCCCTCTGCCTGGGCCGGGCATGCTCTTCATTCAGGCATGCAGCCTCAGGACAGATGCACAGAAAGAGAAGACACACACACTTTGGTGGTGCCTGGGGCAGTCGAGCACATGACCCAATGACCCTAGCATACAACACTGACCTGGGACACTGAAGGTTCATTTGCCCCCTGGCTCTAACGCTCATTGGCTGTATGACTTCAGGTAGCTCATTTAACCTCACTGACCtcaattttcttgtctttttgtgtAGGAATAATGACCCCTTCACAAAGATATTATAACAGTCAAAAGAAAGGGAGTCAACCGAAGCACTTTGTAGACCCCAGAAGTGCTACTTTATGAAAGCAATATGTGTGCGTAAGTGTACAGGCTTCTCTTCTCAGAAACATGAGACCAGGGCTGGCCCAGGATCCCTGGTGGACCTCCCAGTACGCTACAGTTGGTGAGAGAGAGCCTGGGTTCATGTCATCTCCCCACTGATCAGGCccataaatattctaaatatccACCGTGTGCTTTAAAAGATGAGGTCAGAACAGGGCCCCCAAGTCCAAGCTtcaaaaaacctaaaaatttGTATCTGTCTCTGTTTGACTTGGGAAAAGCATTGTTTATCCATGAGTCCTTCTGGCCAAAATTTTGCACCTTCCCACCTCTAAAAGGGGAAAGAGTTTGGCACTAATATGTACTGGGCACTATGCTAGAAGCTACATCTGCATTACTCCATTTACACCACACAGCAGCCTGAAAGGTAGACATTATTGTCCtcaatttatagatgagaaacagATTTGGTGAAGTTATATAACTTGTCTAAGGTTACACAGTTTAGCAGATGgtgaagccaggattcaaatccaggtcagCCTGACTTGAAATTAAAGTAGTAAACATTTTTTGAGTGATTACTAGATATTAGGAACTGATTTTTTGATTCTCCCCGTAATTCTTTGCAACCCTATTTTACAAATTAGGAAACAGGAGCTTAGAAAGATCgagtaatttgcccaagttaAATAGCTAGCAAATACTAAAGTGGGCTTCACATCTAGGTTATTTACTCCAGAACCTAAGTACTTAAACATTTTCCCATTATGCTTTTACATTGTGCCATACTGGGAAGAAAGGTTCTATCTCATTTCAGATATGATTCATATCAATTCCTAAGAGAACTCTCCATGTAAAACCCATTAATAGCCATCATTTAACATCGGACAAACAGCCTCGTCTACAGTCTTGCTACTGGGAGTAAAGACCAAGCAAAGACTGGCGGTCATTCGAAAGCCCCTATGAAACCAGTGGACCCAGGACAGCTGTAAGGGGCATTCTTCAAGGGACGcaacaaaaaaaacacctttgCTTGGCCTTGGCTGAAGAGGGAAATTTCAGTTTAGCCTGAAGCAGCAGTGATGGGATTAATCCCACACACCTCCCAACAAATTCAGAGGCATGGTCACTTTGCATGAGCCCAAACCAGTAACAGGTGGGGGTAAGCGGCCCATGGAATGACACAGTGGAGAGGAGGGTGCTGACACTCAGAAGCAATTCCAAGCCCTCAGAGTGGAGACGACCCACAGTTGTGGTGGACAAGGAGACATGGGAGTATGTGGCAGGGCCATCCTGCTCTTGCTGGTGGCGGTGAGTAGGAGATAAGGATGCAGGCAAACGAGCCCTTGCTTTCCCTCCTGcatcccctccccagctcccctcctTGGGCGTGCTGGGGCGCTGGGTACCTCTTGCAGCTTCTGGCCTTCGTGGGTCATGGAGAGCAGCACAGTGCTGTTGCGCACCACAGGGATCTCCTGCCAGAGGGAGCCGCTGGAGGCCACGGAGAGGCGCTGCAGGTAGGACTCCGAGGACACCAGGGCCCTGCGGGGCTGCCGGGGGGAGGCTGGCCCGGGCGCCTCCGACAGGCCGTCCCGACGCTGCTGGCTCTGAATCTCCTTGTTCAGAACCACATCGCTGTACTCCTGGTAGAGCAGCTGAGCTACAGGGGCGAAGCAGCACGAGACAGGGAGAGAATTAGGGAGACAggggagctgaggcacagagacacacCAAAGTCACCAAGCAGCTTCTGGCTCTCCTGGGAACTGTCTCCCTGCAGACAGCACCTCCCCGCTGCTGACAGCCAGGAGCCCCGCGCCGGTCTTGGGCACAGCACCCACGAGGGGCTCGGGTTCTGCTTCCAGGGACTCACAAGAGTTGATAAGCTTTGAGCAGCGCCTTGAAAAGCCTCCCATCACCTCCTTTGGTTTCTTCTCCCTGTGGAGTAAAGAAGGACTCTGGGGTGATTGCTGGTTAGGTACGAAGAAGCCCCAGGTGACTGCGGATGAGACGGTCTATAATCTCTGGGACATATGCTGGGATGTCAGGGCCCAAACCCCTCGAGAGGCAGGTTGTGACCTGACCCACTTTGGGGTAGTTTGGAGCTTTTACGGCTGTCATGTTGAGCTTGCACCAGGGTTGACTGAGTTCATGGCCAAAGGGCTCAGGAGGCCGGGAGATCTGGACTCAAGCTGACAGAACCAGGGAGACCAAAGATCTTCCTGCCCTGGAATCCTGatgtctctctcttcccctcccaacccctggaaGGCACAGGGCCCTAGGACCCTAGTCAACTAatggaaatttttaagaaaagctgGTACAACTACTATGTCAGGAGAGAGGGTGACTCACCGAAAAACAATGGTGTCTGAAAGGCCAGGGGATTTTTCCATGGCTGGACCTCTTGTATCTGAAAATGGAAATGGGCGAAGTAACCAGGATTTCAAAGCATCATTCAGAGAGAGCACAAGGAAGAAAGGCCTGGAGTGGGAGACGCAGGCATCCAGCGGGGGTAAAAGGGCCCCCCTGGAAACCTGCGGGGGAGGGAAGTGCCAGGGCAGAGAGCCCTGGGGCCCGGAGGGCAGCGGCGCCAGATGTGTCCCCGCTCCGGTCAGACCGTGAGCCGGACGAGGAGAGGATGTCTCCCCAGCTAAGAGAACATCAAGCAGGTGTTGGTAACTGGCAAGTGGGGCAAGGGTGGGGGTTGGTCCAGAACAATTCTGGGAAAAAAGGGATACAGAATCAAAGAACACCAAGACTGGGTGACAGACGGAGAGCGAGGGGAAGGGAGAGCATCGCAGTGCACTCAGAGCTCTCGGGGGCTCCCCTCCGGGCGGGGCCGGGGTGTGAGCGCGAGTCGAGCCAAGGGAGGGCGCAGGACCGGGGACAGAAGAGGGATGAGGCGGCAGGAGGCGAGGAGGCTCAGTCTGCAGGGAGGGGTGCAGGCTCTGGGCTCACCTGCAGAGCTGTCGGGCAAGATGGACGGTCTGCGCAGGCCCTGCCGGTTCCAGCCCTTGTGCTTACTGGAGCCCTCGCCGGGGCCCGCGGGCCGCCCATGGCAGCCCTCCGGAGGTCTCCCGGGGTCCCGCCTGTGGGGCCAGCTGGACGCCTTTTCCAGATGGGGATGGCTCGGCTTTTCTGGCTGCCTTGCTTGGCTTAGACCCAACTTCCTCAGGCCACTGGGTCCTTTCTGAGAGGTGGCTGTTCTCAAAGATCCTCTGGCAGGGGCCTCAGACTCTTCCGAGAGCCCCGGTTCAGACATGGGTCCCTGGAGCTCCGGAGTCCAAGGGGCGGTTGGGGAAGAGGGCCCGAGAAGGGTCGCCGCATTGCTGAAAGCCATGCCCGGTACTTCCCTCTTGCTCCTGCCGGTGGGAACCAGGGAGTCCGCTGACCTGCCCATGGCCGGGGGCCAAGAGGTACGTCCGGCTGAGTGGGGCGTGGGGACTGTCCACTCTTGACAAACGGGCCTCGGTTTGCCTTGACCCCCCGAGTTCATGAATCCTCCCTGAGTAGTCCTGGTCCTCCCCCTGGACTTAGGGGGTAACGGGGGTGGTTCAGGGGGAGGATCCATGATAGGAACAGGGGGGAGAGGCCTGTAGATCCTTGGGCTACCAGAGGAATGGTGGGGCTGGGACAAGTCAGGAGTCGGGGGTAATGGTTTGTTGTACTTCAGCCTGGGggagagagaggtctgagcgTGGCAGGGCGTGTCCGGGGTGGAGGGCAGTGGTCTGTGCTCCCTGGCCACAGGGGGCTCAGGAACTTGGGGAAGTGCGCCTCTGGGAGGGCCATGTAGCCCTGAGCCTGCAGTCAGAGCAGGAGGGCGGCTACCCCTCCTCAATGTGGGGGCCGCTTCCCAGAGATGGCCGTCTTTCTCCACCAGGGAAGGGTAGACGTGCCTCTTCTCTGGGGGCGGAGGTGGTGGAGGCTCATGGATCCTCATGTCTGTGGAGACAGGAGGTGGAGAGCCACAGGCAGGAGTCGCTAGGGCAGAGGTTGAATTACGTGGGGACCCCCATGGCTGCCTGCTTTCTGGATGTGAGGTGGATTCTCGGGAGTCTGGCCCCAGAGAGGACAATGAACTAAGGGATCCTGGAACGGCACTGCAGTCCCTATGGCCTTTCCTGTCCCTTCTTGGCATCACAGAGCCATAGATGGCAGGTTTGGGGGGCCTCTGGGGCAACTCTGAATGGGAGGAGGACAGGGATATTCCCACTGGGTCCAGAGCCGGCTCTGTCCTGTGAGAGCCCGGGAAGGAGTTGCTCCTCAGGTGTTGGACAGCCCCTGTCCAGTTGGCCAAGGGGCTCTGAGGGCTGGCCCAGTGGGAGCTGGCACATGGCTCCATGGTGGCCTCTGCAGAGGGGAAGCTGTGGAGGGCAGCCTCGGAAGCCCTACAGGGAGATGGCGAGTCAGTCCAGGCAGCAGCCCTGGAGGTTTCTGGAGAACACGCAGCAGGAGAGGGCTCCCTCCTGGGCAAGTCACCCGGGGGGCGGGCAGATGGGGCGGTGGTGCTGGGGGAGGCTTCAGCAGGACTGCAAGGAGCCACAGCGGCCGTCcttggaggcaggggaggggtcCTTCCAGAGGCCACCTCCGCGCCCTGGCTGGACACTGCCCGCTCCCCCAGCCCGGCTCCCCCCTGCTGGCTGTCCTGAGCTGCCCCTTGATCAGGTGGCTCTCCAGCGGGAAAGAAGCTGGGTGAGGAAATGGGCTGGCGGGGCGATCCCGTGGGCTCCAGTGTAGGGGTCAGAGGTACGGAGGGCTGTTCCTCAGCCCGAGGCTCTGCCTGAGTCCTGGGAACACTCATCATGGAATAACAGGCGTCTGTAAATAAGGCACACGGGGTGGGGGCCTCAGGGGCTGTGAGAGGCGGGGTGGGAGGACCATCACACTCTTCCCCCTCTTCTGCACACCCCTCGCCGCTCTCTCCCTGCAGCACGGCCCCGTCCCGactccctgcttcctcctcccccGCTGGCCTTTCGCGGGGCACCACTTGCCCCTGTGGACCCTGACCTTCTTGCTTTCCCAAGACCTTCTCTGATCTTCCCGTTAGGCCTTGATTCTGCTGGTACTGAGCATCCACCCTAACCTCCTCTGGCCCCCTCAGCACCCCGAACCCCTGTTTGCCCTGTTCGAGATCCTGCTGGCCCTGAGTCCCACTCCCCCTCTCACCGTAGAGCAGGGCTCCCAGGTCCCCACTGAGCCCCTTTCCTTCTTCTTGTTTTGCAAGTACATCATAGGGCGCGGGCTCCTGTTTCTGCCTCTCTCCCACTGAACCATCAGCCTGCCCCCCTGTCTGTTCCTGCTCCCCTAAAAGCCCATCAGAACACACATCCTTCCCTGGAGTTCCATCCCCCTGAAAGCCCACTCCCTCTAGTCCCTGCCCCTCTAGCCCCTCGGTCCCCTGGGGACACACAAACCCTCCTCTGCCTCGACTTCCCTGCATCCCTGTGGACCACAGCTCCTCCCCCTGCCTGACGGTTCCACGTTCAGCGTCCTGTGGATGGTTGGTCTCTGTAGTGTGCTCTTCACAAGAAGGCCCAAATCGGGTCTGAGCAGACACGTCTGGAGaagtttcctcctcttcttctgcTTCTCTGGTTCCCAGTATCAAAGAAGTGGGTTCCCGTCTAAACTCTGTCTCCACTCTGCTGGCCAGTTCACTGgagacagggaccatgtctgGGTGTTCACCCTGCACAGGGCAGGCCCAGAGCTCTGAGGGAGCTGAAGTCCTCGCCCATGTGTCTGCCAGGCTCTGGGGCAAGGCCTCCTGGTGCCCTGGACTGTCACTGGTCTCGGCCATCAGGTCTTCCTGGTCACTGTCCACATCTGCAGAGGCTTCCTCGGTTTGCAAAGGGGTCATGCGCTCACTTGCAGAGCTGTTTGCATCCCTCGCCTCTCTCTGCGGGGAATCCATGGCCCTGTGTCCCTCTGCCCACGTAGAGGTCACATCCTGGCCTTCTTGAGCTCCAGGCTCCAGGGCTGGGGTCTGGCTGCTTCTCATGAGAGCTTCAGGGATGACACTGAATTCCACTCCGACAGGGACAGGAGTCAAGGCTCCATGAGTGGGTTCCTCAGCCTCCATCAGGGCTGAATCCTAAAGAGGAATAAAAGACAAAGTTTCCATCACCTCTTCCACTTATCTACCAGGAGTACGGATCGTGAAGAACATGAATGGGCACTCCTTTGGTTCCACTTAGAGTCATTTTTTGAGACAAAGGTACTCAACAAAATGAGCAATGGACTCTgtaaaacttatttatttatccatttaataaatatttacccaATGACCCATATAAATGTGGAGCattcagcagtgaacaagacaaagaCCGTGTCCCCATGGAACCTGCAGTCTTGTGGGGAAGACTGAGGAGAAACAATTAAATTAGAGCGTAAGACCATTGTCAGAGTACCAGGCACTCCCAGTGGTCATTCTCTGCTCTCAGGATTACATGAGGTCATTTGTCTCTCCGTGTCTACACTCTGGACACCAAGAGTGACTCAGTCCCATATACCTCCAGGCCCTGTGAGGGGCACATGCTAGAACGAGCAGCCCAGTGCAGCAGTGTCTGCACGGGGCTCTTCCTCCCAAGCTGCTGACAGGGGTTAAAACAGCCAGTGTCCAAGGTCCCAATGTGGTATGTCTCCTTTACACTCAGTCTGATTTTGCTCATCTTATTTCTATAGTGCCTAGCAGGGCCTTGTAATTACTTAACAATTTCATGTTCAATTACAGAGGCACCTGCTGGGCAGTGGAATGCAGACTAGACTTATCAGAGCAAAGCCGTGGTAGACACCACGGGGACCCACTTCACCTCGTCCCACAAGACGGTCGCCATCATCACCTTACTCTCCCCTTCTCTCCGACAACCGTGAGCTCTACTCATTGCTCTACTCATTCAACCTTCCTACCTCTCTTCTCAATTCCAGCAGAATACCTCATCTCCTGCTTTGCAAAGAATGTAGAAACTGACAGAGAGGAAATGCTCTGGTTTCTTGTGATTCAGAGTGACCCCTGTTTTGCTCTTCCCATCTTTCCTTCTGTGACAGGGCACAGGTGTGCCTCCTCCCCAAGTGCCTGCCCTCTGGGAACCTCATGCTACAGATGATGCCTTCCTCTAGGTAAGAATCCTCCCGCCAGAACCGGAGCGTGTTTGCATCTCTAACTCATAAAAGGGAGCATTCCTACCCGCTGTCTTCATAGCTTCAcatctcctctccctccagcccagctGCCATAGCaccaccctgcccacccccaccaagATCATCAAGTTGC
This portion of the Manis javanica isolate MJ-LG chromosome 6, MJ_LKY, whole genome shotgun sequence genome encodes:
- the ARHGEF5 gene encoding rho guanine nucleotide exchange factor 5 isoform X1; the encoded protein is MEAEEPTHGALTPVPVGVEFSVIPEALMRSSQTPALEPGAQEGQDVTSTWAEGHRAMDSPQREARDANSSASERMTPLQTEEASADVDSDQEDLMAETSDSPGHQEALPQSLADTWARTSAPSELWACPVQGEHPDMVPVSSELASRVETEFRREPTSLILGTREAEEEEETSPDVSAQTRFGPSCEEHTTETNHPQDAERGTVRQGEELWSTGMQGSRGRGGFVCPQGTEGLEGQGLEGVGFQGDGTPGKDVCSDGLLGEQEQTGGQADGSVGERQKQEPAPYDVLAKQEEGKGLSGDLGALLYGERGSGTQGQQDLEQGKQGFGVLRGPEEVRVDAQYQQNQGLTGRSEKVLGKQEGQGPQGQVVPRERPAGEEEAGSRDGAVLQGESGEGCAEEGEECDGPPTPPLTAPEAPTPCALFTDACYSMMSVPRTQAEPRAEEQPSVPLTPTLEPTGSPRQPISSPSFFPAGEPPDQGAAQDSQQGGAGLGERAVSSQGAEVASGRTPPLPPRTAAVAPCSPAEASPSTTAPSARPPGDLPRREPSPAACSPETSRAAAWTDSPSPCRASEAALHSFPSAEATMEPCASSHWASPQSPLANWTGAVQHLRSNSFPGSHRTEPALDPVGISLSSSHSELPQRPPKPAIYGSVMPRRDRKGHRDCSAVPGSLSSLSSLGPDSRESTSHPESRQPWGSPRNSTSALATPACGSPPPVSTDMRIHEPPPPPPPEKRHVYPSLVEKDGHLWEAAPTLRRGSRPPALTAGSGLHGPPRGALPQVPEPPVAREHRPLPSTPDTPCHAQTSLSPRLKYNKPLPPTPDLSQPHHSSGSPRIYRPLPPVPIMDPPPEPPPLPPKSRGRTRTTQGGFMNSGGQGKPRPVCQEWTVPTPHSAGRTSWPPAMGRSADSLVPTGRSKREVPGMAFSNAATLLGPSSPTAPWTPELQGPMSEPGLSEESEAPARGSLRTATSQKGPSGLRKLGLSQARQPEKPSHPHLEKASSWPHRRDPGRPPEGCHGRPAGPGEGSSKHKGWNRQGLRRPSILPDSSADTRGPAMEKSPGLSDTIVFREKKPKEVMGGFSRRCSKLINSSQLLYQEYSDVVLNKEIQSQQRRDGLSEAPGPASPRQPRRALVSSESYLQRLSVASSGSLWQEIPVVRNSTVLLSMTHEGQKLQEAKFELIVSEASYLRSLNVAVDHFQLSSQLRVTLSNQDHQWLFSRLQDVRDVSATFLSDLEENFENNIFTFQVCDVVLSHAPDFRRVYLPYVTNQTYQERTFQNLLNSSSSFRDVLERLESDPICQRLSLKSFLILPFQRITRLKLLLQNILKRTQPGSSEEAEATKAHHALEELIRDCNNNVQRMRRTEELIYLSQKIEFECKIFPLISQSRWLVKSGELTALEFSGSPGLRRKLNTRPVHLHLFNDCLLLSRPREGSRFLVFDHAPFSSIRGEKCEMKLHGPHKNLFRLFLRHNVQGTQAEFLFSTETQSEKLRWISALAMPREELALLECYDSPQVQCLRAYKPRENDELALEKADVVMVTQQSSDGWLEGMRLSDGERGWFPVQQVKFISNSEVRAQNLKEAHRVKTAKLQLVEQET
- the ARHGEF5 gene encoding rho guanine nucleotide exchange factor 5 isoform X2 yields the protein MEAEEPTHGALTPVPVGVEFSVIPEALMRSSQTPALEPGAQEGQDVTSTWAEGHRAMDSPQREARDANSSASERMTPLQTEEASADVDSDQEDLMAETSDSPGHQEALPQSLADTWARTSAPSELWACPVQGEHPDMVPVSSELASRVETEFRREPTSLILGTREAEEEEETSPDVSAQTRFGPSCEEHTTETNHPQDAERGTVRQGEELWSTGMQGSRGRGGFVCPQGTEGLEGQGLEGVGFQGDGTPGKDVCSDGLLGEQEQTGGQADGSVGERQKQEPAPYDVLAKQEEGKGLSGDLGALLYGERGSGTQGQQDLEQGKQGFGVLRGPEEVRVDAQYQQNQGLTGRSEKVLGKQEGQGPQGQVVPRERPAGEEEAGSRDGAVLQGESGEGCAEEGEECDGPPTPPLTAPEAPTPCALFTDACYSMMSVPRTQAEPRAEEQPSVPLTPTLEPTGSPRQPISSPSFFPAGEPPDQGAAQDSQQGGAGLGERAVSSQGAEVASGRTPPLPPRTAAVAPCSPAEASPSTTAPSARPPGDLPRREPSPAACSPETSRAAAWTDSPSPCRASEAALHSFPSAEATMEPCASSHWASPQSPLANWTGAVQHLRSNSFPGSHRTEPALDPVGISLSSSHSELPQRPPKPAIYGSVMPRRDRKGHRDCSAVPGSLSSLSSLGPDSRESTSHPESRQPWGSPRNSTSALATPACGSPPPVSTDMRIHEPPPPPPPEKRHVYPSLVEKDGHLWEAAPTLRRGSRPPALTAGSGLHGPPRGALPQVPEPPVAREHRPLPSTPDTPCHAQTSLSPRLKYNKPLPPTPDLSQPHHSSGSPRIYRPLPPVPIMDPPPEPPPLPPKSRGRTRTTQGGFMNSGGQGKPRPVCQEWTVPTPHSAGRTSWPPAMGRSADSLVPTGRSKREVPGMAFSNAATLLGPSSPTAPWTPELQGPMSEPGLSEESEAPARGSLRTATSQKGPSGLRKLGLSQARQPEKPSHPHLEKASSWPHRRDPGRPPEGCHGRPAGPGEGSSKHKGWNRQGLRRPSILPDSSADTRGPAMEKSPGLSDTIVFREKKPKEVMGGFSRRCSKLINSSQLLYQEYSDVVLNKEIQSQQRRDGLSEAPGPASPRQPRRALVSSESYLQRLSVASSGSLWQEIPVVRNSTVLLSMTHEGQKLQEAKFELIVSEASYLRSLNVAVDHFQLSSQLRVTLSNQDHQWLFSRLQDVRDVSATFLSDLEENFENNIFTFQVCDVVLSHAPDFRRVYLPYVTNQTYQERTFQNLLNSSSSFRDVLERLESDPICQRLSLKSFLILPFQRITRLKLLLQNILKRTQPGSSEEAEATKAHHALEELIRDCNNNVQRMRRTEELIYLSQKIEFECKSPRYSVK